The DNA region TGCCCATAGAGGCTAACAGGGTGGGAATATACGCCTGCGGTATCACCGTTTATGATCTCTGCCATATAGGACATGCCAGGAGTGCAATCGTATTTGATGTTATAAGGAACTACTTAAGATACAAGGGATTCGATGTCACGTATGTCAGGAACTTTACAGATATTGACGATAAGATTATCCGTCGTTCCCGGGAGGAGGGAACCCCCTGGCATGAGGTGGCAAAGAAATACACTGAAGAATTCTACAAGGACATGGAGGCCCTCGGGATTGAACATGCCGATCTTGAACCCCGTGCCACTGAATACATCCAGGACATGATCAGAATAATAAACGGGCTGATTGAGAAGGGGTATGCCTACGAGGTCGACGGGGACGTCTTCTTTGAAGTGAGGAGGTTTCCTCAGTACGGCAAGCTCTCAAAGAAGCCGATTGACCAGCTTGAGGCCGGGGCAAGGGTCGAGGTTGACGACAGGAAGCGAACCCCCCTTGACTTTGCCCTATGGAAGTCCTCAAAGGAGGGGGAACCTGCATGGGAAAGCCCCTGGGGACCCGGCCGGCCGGGATGGCATATCGAGTGCTCTGCAATGAGCATAAAGCACCTCGGCGAGACCTTTGATATCCACGGTGGTGGAGCAGACCTTATCTTCCCGCACCATGAGAACGAGATCGCCCAGTCAGAGGCTTACACAGGTAAACCCTTTGTGCGGTACTGGATGCACAATGGCTTTATAACCATCTCGAAGGAGAAGATGTCCAAATCCCTTGGGAACTTTTTTACAATAAGGGACATACTGAGGCAGTTCGACCCCGAGGTTGTGAGGACGTTCCTCCTGTCTACACACTACAGGAGCCCCATAGAGTTTTCACAGGAGCAGCTCCTTGACACAGAGGTCTCCATCGACCGTTTTTACTCCACAATCCTCCGGATCGAATCCTATATCATGAGGATGTCATCAAAGAAGAAACAGGCATCCGAGGACGAGTCCTTCAGCGGGAGTATACAGGGGTTCCTCCCCAGGTTTGAAGAGGCAATGGACGATGACTTCAATACCGCCCTTGCCCTGGGGCACATGTTTGATCTTATTAAGGATATCAACCGTTACCTTGATACAAAGCCCTCAGGTGAAAAGGCAAGGGAACTTCTCGGTTCTTCGGTAGATGTCCTCAAAGAGGCCGGGAAGGTCCTTAATATCTTTCAGAGGACCCCCGTGGAGTGGCATATCTCCCTTCTTAAGACGAAAGGCATTCCCCTCAGCGAGGAAGAGATCAGGCAGAAAATCCTGCAACGGCAGGATGCACGGAAGGAAAAGAACTGGGAGCTGTCAGACCGGATAAGGGATGAACTGAGTGGGCATGGAATTGTCCTTGAGGATACATTGAACGGGACTGCCTGGAGGGTGAATCTCAGGGAGTTGTCGAGCCTTGACGGCCCGTTGAAAGACTCATGAGCAGTGCGCTGTGTCATGCTGAATTGCGAAGGAACGGCAAGTCCAAATCCATGGAAGATGGTATACCCTGTTGTGATTAGTCGTGAGAGAAGTTAACTGGTTACATGGCCTCAACCCGGTAAAAGAAGCCCTCAGGGGTAAAAGAAAGGTGCTCGAGGTTTATCTGCAGAGGGGCAAAAGCGAGGGCTCTAAAAGGGAAGTCCTTTCTCTGTGTGCAAGCCTGGGGATAAAGACCTCTTATGTTGACAGGTCCTTCTTCTCCTCTTTCCCAAAAGGGCATCAGGGCATAGCCGCGCGAACCGGATCTCTGAGGTCTTACTCCCTGCATGACCTTGAGGAGATCACCACCGAAAGAGGCGCTTCACCTTTGTATCTCCTGCTTGACGGTATCGTTGACCCCAGGAACCTGGGGGCAATCATCAGGACTGCCGAGGCAGCAGGAATCCACGCCGTTATTACTGAAAAGAGGAGAACCGCAACCGGGGAAACCGTGGCCAAGACATCTGCAGGCGCACTGGAGTACCTCCCCCTTATAAGGGTTCCGAATATAAAGCATGCGATCAAGTTCATGAAAGAGGAAGGTGTCACTGTTTTTGGTGCCGAGGCCGATGGCGAACGTGACTACTGGTCTTTTGACTTAAGGGGGCCTGTTGCCCTCGTTCTGGGTTCCGAGGGAAAGGGGCTCAGAGAGACCGTCAGGAAGGCCTGTGACTACACCCTGAGGATACCTCTTTTGGGTAGGGTGGGTTCTCTGAATGTCGCTGTTGCAGCAGGGGTGCTTGTTTATGAGATTCTGAGACAGCGACGGGGCAAGGAGGCTGAATCAAGCCCCTCCAACCAGGGCTGATCCGCTTAAATAGTGTCTGTGTATAAAGTCAGTCCCTCTATCTGTCATTCCGGCAGTCCTTAGGCCGGAATCCAGTCTTTTCAATGCTTTCTGGATACCCGACTACAGACTTCGGGTATGACAAGAATAAATTACGGTCGTTTGTCATTCCCGCAAGCGAAGCATATCGGGAATCCTTCTTAAAGAACGATTCCGGACAAGCCGGAATGACGGAAAAACGACAATTGTTCGACTTTATACACAGACTCTAAATAGTGTCTGTGTATAAATAACAGATAGAGAAATCGACTTTATACACAGGCTCTAACTGAGTCCATACGTCTTGATCTTTCTATGGAGGTTGCTCCTTTCTATCTGGAGCGCCTCTGCCGTGCGGGATATGTTCCACCCGTTTTCCTGGAGTTTTTTCAGTATAAAGTCTCTTTCAAATACCTCCCGGGCATCCTTCAGTGTCTTAAGTGAGAAGTAATCGGTATTGCTGACCTCATAGAACCTGACGTCGCCTTCCGTTATGTAGTCGTTCACGGTCATGATAACGAGCCTTTCAATTATGTTCTTCAACTCCCTTACATTTCCGGGCCAGTCATATCTCTTCAGGATCTCAAGGGCGGAAGGGGATATCTTTTTTTTCGGCCTCCCGTATTCCCTGGCAAGCTGTTCAAGAAAGAACTCGGTCAGGATGGGCAAGTCCTCCTTCCTTTCCCTTAGAGGGGGAATATGGATGTTGATCACATTCAGGTGGAAATAGAGGTCCTCCCTGAAGTTGCCCCTCTTGACCTCTTCGGAGATGTCTTTATTGGTTGCTGAAATTATACGGACATCGACCTGTATATCCCTGCTTCCCCCCACCCGCTGAAACTCCTGTGTCTCTATTACCCTCAGGGCCTTTGCCTGGGTCTGGAGTGACATGTCTCCAACCTCGTCAAGAAAGAGGGAGCCTTTATCGGCAAGCTCGAACTTTCCCTTCTTGCGATCATGGGCACCTGTAAAGGAGCCCTTTTCATGTCCGAAGAGTTCGCTTTCAATCAATTCGTGGGGTATGGCGGCGCAGTTAACCGGAATAAACGGGTGCTTGTGCCGGGGGCCTTTTTCATGTATAAGACGGGCCACGAGTTCCTTTCCTGTTCCACTTTCACCTGTAATAAGCACCCTGCTTGAACTCCGGGCAAGCATATCGATCTGGTTCCTGAGGTTCGATAGCTGTGGTGAATTGCCTACGAGCTGCCATTTCTCACTGATATCATCAATTAATGAGAGGTACCTCTTTTCGAGACGCCCCCTTTCTACGGCCCTCTGGGTGGTGAGGAGGACCCTTTCAAGGGAAAGGGGCTTCTCAAGGAAATCGTAGGCCCCGATCTTTGTGGCCTTCACGGCCAGATCCACTGTCCCATGTCCTGATATCATCACCACGGGGACGCTGTTTTTCCCGGACGTAATCTCTTCAAGGACCTCGATGCCGTCAACATCCGGAAGCCATATATCCAGAAAGACGAGATCCGGGGATTCCACCTTCACGAGTTTCAGGGCTTCATGGCCGGACTCGGCCGTGATCACCTCGTACCCTTCGTCTTCAAGGATATCCCCGAGGCTTTCTCTTATACCCTTTTCATCATCAACTACAAGGACAGTGTTTGTCATTTGTTGTTCCTTAAACCCTTTTTACCGGTATCTCAATCGAGAAAACCGTTCCCCTGGGTTTGTTGTCATGAACGGTTATCTTCCCGCCGTGTTCGGTTATGATCCGGTGGACTATTGCAAGCCCAAGGCCGGTCCCGTCTTTCTTTGTTGAGAAGTACGGCAGGAAAAGCCTGTCCTTTTCTTCTGCGCTAATGCCTGTGCCCGTATCCTTTACATCTATTTTAACCGTATTGCTCTGTGAATGAAAAGAAACGTTTATAGATACTTCGCCACCCCCGGAGGTTGCGGCAATGGCATTGTCAATCAGGTTTATCAATGCCCGCCTGAACTGTTCCCTGTCCAGATCTGTCTCGGGCAGCAGCCCCATCGAGCTGAAAGTTATTCTGTAGCCCATGTCATGGTATATGAAAAGGGCCTCTTTTATCAGCTCCTCCACGTTGGAAGGCGCTTTCTTTATCCGGGGCATCCTGCCGAGTCTTGAAAACTCATTAACCATATTCTGAAGGCCCTCCACCTCCCTGATAATAGTTCTGGAGGAGTTTTCTATTATCGCCCCAAAGCCACTGTCTCTCTTTTTCCATTTTCTTAACATCCTTTCCGTCGAGAGTTTTATCGGTGTGAGGGGATTCTTTATTTCGTGAGCAATTCTCCTTGCCACCTCCTGCCAGGCAAGGGCCTGTTGTGCCTGTAAAATATCCGTTATATCCTCAAAGACGACAAGTACACCAAGGGATTTATTGTCCCTGTCCTTCAGTTGTGTTATGAATACACGCAATGTCAGGTTCTTACCGCCGATACCGACCTTGAACTGACGTTGGGCACTGGTGAATTCCCAGAGCCGGATCTCTTTTATGAACGACTGGAGTTCTTCGGATTCGATAAACTTCAAAAGCCGGGTGTATTCCTTCCCTATGACTTCACGGGGGTCGATATTGAGTATCCTTGATGCAGTGGTATTTATGGTGATAACCCTTCTCATCTCATCAAGGGATATAACCCCGGAATCAATGTTCTCTACTATGTTCTCAAGACATACCCTCCTTCGGTCTGCGTCGAGGTATGCATTATGGAGAGATGCCTTGCTTTCCTTCAGGTCACGGACCATCCTGTTGAAGGAGTCTATCAACAACCCGATTTCATCATCACGTTTCAAGTCAACGGTTACATCGAGATTGCCTTTAGAGACCGTTTCCGTAGCAGATGCGAGTTTCTGGATGGGGTCGGTAATGTTTCCCGATATCTTGATGGAGACCCACAGCGCCGTGAACACAATGAGGAGCGTAAAAAACCCCAGGGCAAGGAGATAATTGACTTTCAGAGGGAACTTCCACTGATATAAGGTAAAAAAGTCCTCGTGTGCCTTCCTGATGGTTTCAGCCTGCATAACAATGTCTACAGGCAAGACCTGCTCAACCACAAGTATCCCCCTTACTTTTCCGCCCTTCTTAACCGGAATAACCGCACGTATAATATCTCCCTCAGGGGTCGAGATCACCTCGGTCCCCTCCTTGCCTTTAAAGGCATTCCGGATTGTTTCCGATGCATCGCCCGAGAGTGTTTTTATCTTTGTTGCCTTGAAGTTGGCGGGGGGCGTTCCGCCCTTCAATACTCTCCCGGCCTCCTGAAGTGTCCTTTCCTTTTCCCGGTCATAGAGGATTGTTGCAATCTTATAGGCATTTTCGATCGGTACCCTGACCTGGGGGCTCAACCACTGGTCGATATAGGTGCTTATAAAGCCCCCGGCTATTATAAAAAGGAGCGCTGAGGGGATCAGGGTAATTACAACAAATATCGCGACTATCTTGGTCTTGAATTTGTACCCGATGACCTTGTGACGCTTTTCAAGATAGATTTTCAGGAGGTTTTTTGAGACAAAGAACACCAGCGTAAGGAGGGCGACAACGGTCAGGTTGAAGACCAGAAGATTGAGTACCTTAGGTGAGAGAATACCATTCATTTTGGTATCCCGAGTCTTTCTTTATTCCAGACGAATATGTCGGAGTTTTTTGATATCCTGAACTCCCTTGAAGGCAGGAAAAAGAAGATTTCACTTATCAGGGGAGGGATCTTCGTCCGTTTGGACTCAGCAGTAATCTTGACAAAGTATCTGCCGGGTTCAAGGTCTTCAAAGTCAGTCAGAGGAAGGTCCTTAAAGGACAGGGACCATGCCAGCAAGGAATCAAGGCTGTTGAAACGCCTCATGTCCAGGGTTTTCCCGTCATAGGAGGATGCCTTATACTCTTTCTTCATCGCGTCAGCGGTAAGCCGTCTTATGATCTTCAGTCCCCTGATGAATTCATCTGGCCATGCATCCCATGAACGAAAGAGGTCAACAAAGAATACTACCTCTTTAGGGAGTCCCTTTTTCAGGGAGGATATCTGTTTTTGATCAAACCGGAACTGGAATGATACGTATAAATTCTTCTCTTTGGCGGATAGTTCAGGCCCTTTTATCTCCAGGGCATGGGAATTGGAGGAGAGGAGAAGGGCAAAAAGGGTTATAAAGATTAATGTCTTTTTCACCGCAAAACACCCCCGGCACAGCAGAGGTATATATATACAGATCTTTCCATGGACTTATTTCAATCTCCGGCGCTGTTTAAGGATTATTAATGCCTTGCTTATTAAAGATAAATCATTATATCATAACAAACCGGCCGTGTTAATTTATATTTCATGGCGAGTTTCCGGGAAAAGGTTCACAATAACACAATAAAATGAACCACTTGCGGTAAAAAGGCCGGCCGGCGATAGTCATGCCCTGAAAGCGTTCGGGACATCCGGAACTTATTGAAAGGAATAGATTCCGGCCCCCCCCCTTACTACATGCGGGGACAAGCTTGAGGACAGCCGGAATGACAGATAGAGAGACTGACTTTATACACGGACTCTAAGTAAGGAGGAAACAGAGTTGATGCCCCGGCTGAAATATGATGAAAGGGGATTGATTCCCGTAGTTATCCAGGACTCGAAGAGCGGGGAAGTGCTTATGATGGCCTACATGAATGAAACCGCCCTTGAGATGACTGTTGAGACAGGGTATACCCACTTCTGGTCCCGTTCGAGACAGAAGTACTGGAAGAAAGGAGAGACCTCCGGACATGTACAGGAAGTTCGCCAGGTCCTCTATGATTGTGATGCCGACACGTTGTTGATCAAGGTTCTCCAGCATGGACCGGGGGCCTGCCATACAGGCCACAGGAGCTGTTTTTTCAGGGATATTACGGGCAGGGAGATTGCTGAAAAGACCTTTTCCGAAGAGGATGTATACGGCAAGAGAGATGATTGAGGATCTTTACCGGGTAATTCAGGACAGAAAGGATAATCCCGTCGAGGATTCATACACATGCCGGCTCTTCAGAAAGGGAAAGGTGGAGATCCTCAAGAAAGTAGGGGAGGAAGCCGTAGAGGTGCTCCTTGCAGCTTCTGCTGAAGGAAAGGATCGTCTGATTCATGAACTTGCCGACCTCCATTATCATCTCCTTGTCCTTATGGTCCAAGAGGGCTTAACCGTTGGATCCCTTTATGATGAATTACTGAAGAGAGCCGGGAAGCCGGGAGTAGAACAGATAGAATGATGAGTTGAAGAGTTCATGTCTCTGTCAGCGAATTTTTCGGCGTTACGTCGGCAGAGTGAAACTTTCAGGAGGTGTAAATGGACTGTCTATTCTGCAAGATTGTAAAAGGAGAGATCCCTGCCAAGGTCATTTATGAAGATGAAAAGGTCCTTGTCTTTGAAGATATCAACCCCCAGGCCCCGGTACACACTCTTGTAATACCGAAAAAGCATATTTCAACACTGCTCGAGATTACAGGGGAGGATAACGAACTTATAGGATACCTCTTTCAGGTGGCAAACAGGATTGCCAGGGATAAAGGGATCGCAGACAGGGGGTTCAGGCTGGTTATAAACTGCAACCGTGAGGCAGGTCAGACCGTTTTTCATGTGCACCTTCATCTCCTTGGAGGAAGGACAATGAGCTGGCCTCCCGGATGATGCTGATTTAAACAGAGAGGCACGCAAAAACAGGAATTTATCTCAAGTAAAGATATAAAACTCCCTCAATTGCTCACTTGTACCAGGTATACCCCCTGTGGATTTGACCGCTTTAGAAAACTTAAAGATCCCTGCTCAAAGACTTGAGGGTATTCCCGATAAGCAGGGAGAGTTTTTTGATTCATCCGTGCTGCATAAATAGAGTCAGTGTATAAATTGCAGTTACTTGTCATTCCCGCAAGTGAAGCGAGTCGGGAATCCTTCTAAAAGAGCGATTCCGGACAAGCCGGAATGACAGAAAAAGGACAACTTTTCGACTTTATACACAGACTCTAATTAAACCTGAAGGAATTCCTTGTGGATAAAAAAACAAAGTATTGCAAAGAACATGGGGCCTGCCATGGACATGGGACAATTACATAAACTGCCGTGGGAGCGGTCAGCGCTGTATCAGAACGTCTCTCACGCAAGCAGAACCGACACAAGTCCCACGAGGTAGATTCCGTCAAAGACCCCTGCGCCACCGATACTGAGAAACCTCGTCTCGATCCTCCCGATCTGGTGAAGCCTCAGGATATCCGCACCAATCAGCGTGCCCAGGACACCCGAGATATAGGCGATCGGGGGAGCATACTCCCTCGAAATAGCAAGCGCCGTCAGGGCGGCAATCAGCGGGGGGACAAAGGCCGGCATAATCACACCCACCCCCCTTACGGGTTTGCTCAGGAGATACGATGCGGTCGAGGTCACGGCAGTGGCAATTAAAACGAGATGGATGGGGACATTCCCGAGAAGATAGATGCTCAGGATCACAGGCAGCACCGCACCCCCGAAATTCACTGCTATCACCTGCTCTGTATAAGGGGGGATCTTTATACCGAAAAAACTCTGAACCATGACATTCGTTTCATCAACAGGAACGGCATAGTCCACCTTCTTCCTGTGAATCGGGATGTTAATGCCGCTACCCAGCAGACAGAGGATGAAGAAGGCATATCCACAGACGGGATCAAGTCCGAGTTTTGTAAAGGCAATTGCCGGCGCAAGGACAATCAGGAGTGGGATAAGAAGGATAAAAAGGAGAAAGAGCGCCAGTGATATGGGCAGAAAATACATAACTTAAGGTAGCAGATTTCGACAGAAAATGCAAACACCCTGTCTCAAATTACGAAAGATTATGGTTCTTCCGATTTTTCCGTTGATAATACAACCACAGAGACACTGAGACACAGAGTTTATAGAACGAACCCTTGAATTCCATCTTAGAAGACCAGAGTATAAAAGTTAGTGAACTACCCAGCGGCTGAGACCGCAGGGCTTTATATTTATAAACCGTCAATTAAATATGGAGAGCAGATTTCGAAAAACTGAATATATGGTGTTTTTGTAAAAAGTCTTAAAAATCGCTTTTCTGTCATTCACGTGAAAACGCAAATTCAGTTTCTTCATATAGTTACATGCTTTCTACTGGATTCCCGCTCAAAAAACTGCGGGAATGACGATCTAACAAAAGAATCGCTCAATATAGGCAGTAGTGAGTTTGCACTGCCGGTTTACTCCCTGTTAGGATTCCGGGTTAATAATAATCAACCCTGCTTTGATATTACACAGCAGGTAACCGAACCAGGGAGTTAAGTATCTCCTTGAGCGTTACCAGGGACCCGGGCTCCCGCCCTTTCCCTCCTTTAACAAAAAAGCCCTCCTCCGAGAGTAAGACCCTACCCAGGTAGTGTTTCTGTACGTTGATAAGTGAGTCCACATGGAGGGGGGTATCTTCAAAAAACCTTACGCCGAGATCACCATTGCGGGATGAGACTGCCGATATCTTCAGTCTCATCGCCAGTGTCCTGATCCTGACCGTCTCGATAAGGTTTAACATCTCCTCAGGCAGGGGGCCGAACCTGTCCTTTATCTCCTCTGCGAGTGCATCGACATCCTCCTCACTACGGCAGAGGTTCAGCCTCCTGTAGATACTCAGCCTGCCGGTAACGTCCTCGATATAATCCCCGGGAATAAAAGCATTCAAGCCGAGGTCTATCGATATATCCCTCTCCTCTTCAACCTCGATCCCCTTCATTCTTGCCACCTCCTCTGAAAGCATCTCCATATACATGTCAAACCCCACGGCATGTATATGACCGGACTGTTGCGCACCAAGGAGATTGCCGGCGCCCCTTATCTCGAGGTCCTTCATTGCAAGCTTGAGCCCTGCACCGAGGTAGTTTAACTCCTCGATAGCCTCAATCCTGCCGCGTGCCTCCTCTGTGAGTGAGTCGGTGCCGGGGATGATAAAATATGCATAGGCGTTAAGGTTGCTTCTGCCCACCCTGCCCTTCAACTGGTAAAGATCCGCAAGCCCCATACGGTCCGCCCTGTTGATTATAATGGTATTTGCAGAAGGGACATCTATGCCCGAGCCTATAATAGCCGTGCACAGGAGCAGGTCGATATTGCCGTCCATAAAGCGCAGCATTATATCCTCAAGCTCACGCTCCTTCATCTGTCCATGGGCCACTGCAATGCTTACGCCGGGAACAAGCCCCGTCAGATAGTCCTTCATCCGGTCTATATCCTTGACCCTGTTATGAACAAAATAGACCTGGCCCTCCCTCTCGAGTTCCTTCACAATTGCATGCCTCAGTACCTCTTCATCGAATGTAACGACCATGCCTTTTATGGCAATACGCTCCTCGGGAGGTGTCTCGATAAGACTCATCTCCCTTATGCCTGAAAGCGACAGCTCAAGGGTACGGGGTATGGGAGTGGCGCTCATGGTGAGGCAGTCCACCTTCTTCTTCAGTTCCTTTATCCTCTCCTTATGGGCAACACCAAAACGGTGCTCCTCATCCACAATCAGCAAGCCAAGGTCATAAAAAACCAAACTCTTCCTCAGGAGGGCATGGGTGCCGATGATGATATCAATCCCGCCGTTGGCGATTGCCTCGATGGTCTTTTTCTTCTCCGACGCAGTCTTGAACCTGCTGAGGAAATCTATGTTTATGGGAAAGGCGGAAAAACGCGCCATGAAATTCCTGTAGTGCTGCTCGGCGAGTATCGTGGTAGGCACAAGAACTGCCACCTGCTTGTTGTCATAAACGGCCTTAAAGGCGGCCCTCATTGCCACCTCCGTCTTGCCGAAGCCCACGTCACCGCATAAGAGCCTGTCCATTGCCCTCTTTGACTCCATCTCGGCCTTTATCTCCTCCCAGGCCCTCCTCTGATCAGGGGTATCCTCATAGGGAAAGAAGGCCTCAAATTCCCGGTGCAGTTCCGTATCGGGGCTGAAGGAATATCCGGTCAGTACC from bacterium BMS3Abin08 includes:
- the cysS gene encoding cysteine--tRNA ligase; this encodes MGLWSDVKRDFQAVFECDPAARSKIEVLLSYSGFHAILSHRVTHRLLKWGVPFLPRILSQIAKLFTGIEIHPAARIAPGFFIDHGMGVVIGETSEIGENCLLYQGVTLGGTGKDKGKRHPTLGNNVIVGAGAKVLGAITIGDYVKIGANAVVLKSVPAYSIVVGVPGRVIKKKIMRVTDFGIEEALDHIHMPDPVEERFKQLEAFIGQLEKKIEKLEGKGGRMRIYNTLSGKKEDFVPIEANRVGIYACGITVYDLCHIGHARSAIVFDVIRNYLRYKGFDVTYVRNFTDIDDKIIRRSREEGTPWHEVAKKYTEEFYKDMEALGIEHADLEPRATEYIQDMIRIINGLIEKGYAYEVDGDVFFEVRRFPQYGKLSKKPIDQLEAGARVEVDDRKRTPLDFALWKSSKEGEPAWESPWGPGRPGWHIECSAMSIKHLGETFDIHGGGADLIFPHHENEIAQSEAYTGKPFVRYWMHNGFITISKEKMSKSLGNFFTIRDILRQFDPEVVRTFLLSTHYRSPIEFSQEQLLDTEVSIDRFYSTILRIESYIMRMSSKKKQASEDESFSGSIQGFLPRFEEAMDDDFNTALALGHMFDLIKDINRYLDTKPSGEKARELLGSSVDVLKEAGKVLNIFQRTPVEWHISLLKTKGIPLSEEEIRQKILQRQDARKEKNWELSDRIRDELSGHGIVLEDTLNGTAWRVNLRELSSLDGPLKDS
- the rlmB_2 gene encoding 23S rRNA (guanosine-2'-O-)-methyltransferase RlmB, with product MREVNWLHGLNPVKEALRGKRKVLEVYLQRGKSEGSKREVLSLCASLGIKTSYVDRSFFSSFPKGHQGIAARTGSLRSYSLHDLEEITTERGASPLYLLLDGIVDPRNLGAIIRTAEAAGIHAVITEKRRTATGETVAKTSAGALEYLPLIRVPNIKHAIKFMKEEGVTVFGAEADGERDYWSFDLRGPVALVLGSEGKGLRETVRKACDYTLRIPLLGRVGSLNVAVAAGVLVYEILRQRRGKEAESSPSNQG
- the zraR_14 gene encoding transcriptional regulatory protein ZraR — its product is MTNTVLVVDDEKGIRESLGDILEDEGYEVITAESGHEALKLVKVESPDLVFLDIWLPDVDGIEVLEEITSGKNSVPVVMISGHGTVDLAVKATKIGAYDFLEKPLSLERVLLTTQRAVERGRLEKRYLSLIDDISEKWQLVGNSPQLSNLRNQIDMLARSSSRVLITGESGTGKELVARLIHEKGPRHKHPFIPVNCAAIPHELIESELFGHEKGSFTGAHDRKKGKFELADKGSLFLDEVGDMSLQTQAKALRVIETQEFQRVGGSRDIQVDVRIISATNKDISEEVKRGNFREDLYFHLNVINIHIPPLRERKEDLPILTEFFLEQLAREYGRPKKKISPSALEILKRYDWPGNVRELKNIIERLVIMTVNDYITEGDVRFYEVSNTDYFSLKTLKDAREVFERDFILKKLQENGWNISRTAEALQIERSNLHRKIKTYGLS
- the kinB_2 gene encoding alginate biosynthesis sensor protein KinB, whose translation is MNGILSPKVLNLLVFNLTVVALLTLVFFVSKNLLKIYLEKRHKVIGYKFKTKIVAIFVVITLIPSALLFIIAGGFISTYIDQWLSPQVRVPIENAYKIATILYDREKERTLQEAGRVLKGGTPPANFKATKIKTLSGDASETIRNAFKGKEGTEVISTPEGDIIRAVIPVKKGGKVRGILVVEQVLPVDIVMQAETIRKAHEDFFTLYQWKFPLKVNYLLALGFFTLLIVFTALWVSIKISGNITDPIQKLASATETVSKGNLDVTVDLKRDDEIGLLIDSFNRMVRDLKESKASLHNAYLDADRRRVCLENIVENIDSGVISLDEMRRVITINTTASRILNIDPREVIGKEYTRLLKFIESEELQSFIKEIRLWEFTSAQRQFKVGIGGKNLTLRVFITQLKDRDNKSLGVLVVFEDITDILQAQQALAWQEVARRIAHEIKNPLTPIKLSTERMLRKWKKRDSGFGAIIENSSRTIIREVEGLQNMVNEFSRLGRMPRIKKAPSNVEELIKEALFIYHDMGYRITFSSMGLLPETDLDREQFRRALINLIDNAIAATSGGGEVSINVSFHSQSNTVKIDVKDTGTGISAEEKDRLFLPYFSTKKDGTGLGLAIVHRIITEHGGKITVHDNKPRGTVFSIEIPVKRV
- a CDS encoding phosphoribosyl-AMP cyclohydrolase; translated protein: MPRLKYDERGLIPVVIQDSKSGEVLMMAYMNETALEMTVETGYTHFWSRSRQKYWKKGETSGHVQEVRQVLYDCDADTLLIKVLQHGPGACHTGHRSCFFRDITGREIAEKTFSEEDVYGKRDD
- the hisE gene encoding phosphoribosyl-ATP pyrophosphatase, whose amino-acid sequence is MYTAREMIEDLYRVIQDRKDNPVEDSYTCRLFRKGKVEILKKVGEEAVEVLLAASAEGKDRLIHELADLHYHLLVLMVQEGLTVGSLYDELLKRAGKPGVEQIE
- a CDS encoding HIT-like protein, coding for MDCLFCKIVKGEIPAKVIYEDEKVLVFEDINPQAPVHTLVIPKKHISTLLEITGEDNELIGYLFQVANRIARDKGIADRGFRLVINCNREAGQTVFHVHLHLLGGRTMSWPPG
- the mfd gene encoding transcription-repair-coupling factor, which translates into the protein MRSRIFHPFEEFVNRFTCPKETGDLTEARKPLLIHNLKDASRSLFAAILSTLNRDFTHVIVTGRDGEARRLSGDIRFFSEVLNGGDGSHVYLLPEGDDPLSVTTRLRGLINSRSGGVLVGSRDVFLSSAWSVEDLKRTAIVLNPGMEFQREDLVGAILRMGYRRRSLVSDLGEFSERGWILDIFPPELDKPVRIEFFGDEIEALKTFQVDSQRSDGAVQDLTILPVRDDAEGPQVIDSIPSESFCCLFDPMHGADAGDGPVLRCGDDGFSGFMRTFCFDRIGLEGRENAPVKALAGYGFLHSERRDVFGLSSALKGYEGAVMIVLPAEAQIERIREILREGDLIVPFVDIKDIAGYRGRYAVTKGRLSEGVNLGETVVLTEKEIFGRRSAYKPHKGFGIKRLIENTEDLKEGDFIVHRDHGIGSFIGLQHHRAGGHEGEAMVIEYAEGRLYLPLHNIGLIRKYKAEQGVVPLLDRLGSRKWKKRKERARKRIREMARKLISLYAHREVLTGYSFSPDTELHREFEAFFPYEDTPDQRRAWEEIKAEMESKRAMDRLLCGDVGFGKTEVAMRAAFKAVYDNKQVAVLVPTTILAEQHYRNFMARFSAFPINIDFLSRFKTASEKKKTIEAIANGGIDIIIGTHALLRKSLVFYDLGLLIVDEEHRFGVAHKERIKELKKKVDCLTMSATPIPRTLELSLSGIREMSLIETPPEERIAIKGMVVTFDEEVLRHAIVKELEREGQVYFVHNRVKDIDRMKDYLTGLVPGVSIAVAHGQMKERELEDIMLRFMDGNIDLLLCTAIIGSGIDVPSANTIIINRADRMGLADLYQLKGRVGRSNLNAYAYFIIPGTDSLTEEARGRIEAIEELNYLGAGLKLAMKDLEIRGAGNLLGAQQSGHIHAVGFDMYMEMLSEEVARMKGIEVEEERDISIDLGLNAFIPGDYIEDVTGRLSIYRRLNLCRSEEDVDALAEEIKDRFGPLPEEMLNLIETVRIRTLAMRLKISAVSSRNGDLGVRFFEDTPLHVDSLINVQKHYLGRVLLSEEGFFVKGGKGREPGSLVTLKEILNSLVRLPAV